GGGTTTAATGGGAGGGTGAATGGGGAGTTAGGAAACGCGGAGGGGCGCTGAGGTTAGCGCAGAGGGACGCGGAGTTAGAGGTTGTTGGCTACACGTTTGATACCTTCTTTGAGGTGGCGGACGTTGAAGTTAAGGAGGAGTCCGAGTTTACATTTAGTAAGTTTTAGGTAGGTGAGAAGTTGGACTGAGTGAATGGGGTTGAGAGATTCCACCGCTTTAACTTCAATTATGACTTTATTTTCTACCATCAAATCCAATCAATAAGCACAATCTAATTTCACTTCTTTATACACAAGCGGTACAGGAATTTGCTTACCAACCTTAAACCCCTCCTGCTGCAACTCATAAAACAAACACTCCTCATAAGCCGACTCCAACAACCCTGGCCCCAACGCCGTATGCACCCTCATTCCACACCCAATTATCCTTCCACATAAACTATTCTCATCCATTCTCTGCGTACCTCCCTCCGGGTTCACCAGTCGCCTGCGGAGGGAAACCCTCCTACAGCGCTGGTTCACCGCGCTAACCTCCGCGCCCCTCCGCGTTTCAACTATAACCTCATTTCTCAGGAGTGTATAATGCCTTACAAAATGTCCCGCCGCGCCTACGCCGAAACCTACGGCCCCACAGTAGGCGATCGCATCCGCCTAGCTGATACAGAATTATTTATACAAGTAGAACAAGACCTCACCACCTACGGCGACGAAGTGAAATTTGGTGGTGGTAAAGTCATCAGGGATGGGATGGGACAATCCCCCATTTCTAACGCCGATGGTGCAGTAGATTTAGTCATTACTAATGCTTTAATCCTCGATTGGTGGGGGATAGTTAAAGCAGATATCGGCATTAAAGATGGCAAAATATTCAAAATTGGGAAAGCTGGGAATCCCTATATTCAAGACAACGTAGATATTATTATCGGCCCTGGAACCGAAGCCTTAGCTGGGGAGGGAATGATTCTCACGGCTGGCGGTATTGATACCCATATCCATTTTATTTGCCCCCAACAGATAGAAGTAGCGATCGCCTCCGGTATCACTACCATGATAGGTGGTGGTACAGGCCCAGCCACGGGAACCAACGCCACCACCTGCACCCCCGGCCCTTGGAATATGTACCGGATGTTGCAAGCGGCTGATGCTTTCCCCGTCAACTTAGGATTTTTGGGTAAAGGTAACGCCAGTCAACCCCAAGGACTCACAGAACAAATTTTAGCAGGGGCGATCGGTTTAAAGCTCCATGAAGACTGGGGAACCACACCCGCCACCATTGACACCTGCTTAACTGTCGCCGACGAATACGATGTGCAGGTAGCCATCCACACCGACACCCTCAACGAAGCCGGATTTGTTGAAGATACCATCGCCGCCTTTAAAAACCGCGCCATCCACACCTACCACACCGAAGGCGCAGGTGGGGGACACGCACCAGATATTATCAAAGTCTGCGGACAAGCTAATGTCCTCCCCTCTTCCACCAACCCCACCCGTCCTTACACTGTCAACACCCTAGACGAACACCTCGATATGTTGATGGTATGTCATCACCTAGATCCAGCGATCGCTGAAGATGTAGCCTTTGCCGAATCCCGCATCCGCCGCGAAACTATCGCCGCCGAAGATATTTTGCATGATTTAGGCGCGTTTAGTATGATTGCGTCTGACTCCCAAGCGATGGGTAGAGTAGGAGAAGTAATAATTCGCACTTGGCAGACATCTCACAAAATGAAGATACAACGCGGAAGCCTTGCGGGAGATGGGGAAGGAGATAATTTAAGAGCTAAAAGATATGTTGCCAAATATACTATAAATCCCGCAATTACTCACGGCATCGCTCAGTATGTAGGTTCCGTAGAAGAAGGCAAACTTGCAGATTTATGCTTGTGGCGACCAGCGTTTTTTGGCGTGAAACCAGAGATAGTCATTAAAGGCGGAATGATAGCTTGGTCACAGATGGGAGATGCTAACGCCAGCATCCCTACACCGCAACCAGTACATATGCGCCCCATGTTTGGCAGTTTTGCAGGCGCGAGACACGCCACATCTTTAACCTTTGTTTCCCAAGCTGCTTTAGAAAGAGATATCCCCAGTCAGTTGGGCTTAAGAAAATCAGCCATCGCCGTTTCTGGAACACGCCAATTAACTAAGCAGGATATGAAACTCAATGATGCTTTACCTCATATAGAAGTAGACCCGGAAACCTATGAAGTTAGGGCTGATGGGGAATTGTTGACTTGTGAACCTGCGACAATTTTACCTATGGCACAGAGATACTTTTTATTTTAAATGACTGAGCAATCGACCGATTACGATAGCCCGTGGAAAGAGGTCATCGAATTATATTTCCCCCGCTTTCTGGAGTTCTTCTTTACCCAAGCTTACACCGAAATCGATTGGACGCGACCTTACGAATTTCTGGACAACGAACTACAACAACTCGAACCAGACGCAGAAATTGGAAGGCGTTTAGTTAATAAAGTTGCCAAGGTTTGGTTACTGGACGGTGAAGAAGCTTGGGTATTGGTTCATGTAGAAGTGCAAGGACAATATGACAGCCAATTTGCCGAACGGATGTACACCTACAATTACCGCTTGTTTGACCGTCATAAAAAGCGAGTCATCAGCTTGGCAGTTTTAGCCGATGAACAAGCAAATTGGCGACCTAATAGCTATAGCTATCAACTAGGCGGTTGTCGCGTCAGTTTGGAGTTCCCCATAGCGAAATTGTTAGACTATGAAGCAACTTGGGAAACCCTAGAACAAGCCACCAATCCCTTTGGGATAATTGTGATGGCACATCTCAAAACCAAGGCAACGCAACGAAACCCAGAAAGTCGGCTACAGTGGAAATTAAGCCTAGTGAGAAGGCTATTTGAGAGGGGATACAGCCGAGAAGATATTCAAGAATTATTCAGGTTCATCGACTGGATAATGGTTTTGCCAAGGGAATTGGCGCTAAGTTTTAAAACAGAAGTCAGGAGTTACGAGGAGGTACAAAGGATGCGGTACGTAACCAGTATTGAAAGATTAGCAAAAGAAGAAGGCAAAGAAGAAGGGATTAGAGAAAGTGTGCTTGATGTTTTAGATACCAGATTTGGCGAAGTACCAACTTCTATTGTGGAAGCGATTAATAGAATTGATCAACCATCCTTACTCAAGACACTGCTGAAAAGAGCGATCGCAATTCCATCAACTACAGAATTTCAGCAACTCTTAGATAATCTCACATCTGGAGAATAAACAATCAAATGAGTGCAAAATCTCCTCAATCTGGCAAAATTCTGGTGGTTGACGATTCGCCAGATAACGTATTTTTAATTAAAACTATTTTAGAAGAAGAAGGTTATACCGTTACCACTGCCGAAGATGGCTTCTCAGCATTAGAACAATTGCAAGCATCCCCTTGTGATTTGGTACTGTTAGACTTAATGATGCCGGGAATGGATGGTTATGAAGTCACCAGGCGGGTTCGCGGGGAGATGAATTTACAGCAGTATATTCCCATCTTGTTAATTACTGCCCATGATGCGCCAAATGTAGCACATGGTTTAGACTTGGGTGCTGATGATTTCATCCGTAAGCCTGTAACAATGGATGAGTTACTCGCCAGGGTGCGATCGCTGTTACGCTTGAAGCATAGTATGGATGAACGCGACGAAATTGCCCGTCAGCGTGAAGATTTTGTCTCTCGTCTCACACACGATTTACGCACACCTTTAGTTGCAGCTGATCGGATGCTGGTATTATTTCAACAAGGGGCATTGGGAGACTTATCACCGCAAATGCACGAAGTAATTACCATTATGGCACGGAGCAATATCAACTTGCTTTCGATGGTAAACACTTTATTAGAAGTTTATCGCTTTGAAGCTGGGCGTAAAACCTTAGCATTTCAACCAGTAAATCTTAGACAGTTACTAGATGAAGTAATTGGAGAATTAAACCCTTTAGCCCAAGAAAAAGGCTTGGTAATTAATAGGGATTTTGAGGAAGCATTAATATCAAGTACCGTGACAGGCGATGGCGTTCCGCCCACCGTAGGCGATCGCTTAGAACTGCACCGCTTATTTACCAATCTTATAGGCAATGCCATTAAATTTACCACATCTGGTTCAGTAACTATCCGTATCAAAACTGTAACACTAAGTAAACAGCAAGATTCTTCTTCATCTGCCATCAACCAAGACTATATAAATGTAGAAATAGCAGATACAGGCCCAGGTATTCCCCTGGATGAACAAGCCACATTGTTTGAAAGATTTCGTCAAGGTAGTCATAAAATTGCTGGTAGTGGATTAGGTTTGTATCTTTCTCGACGGATTGTTGAAGCTCACCAAGGTAATATCTCTGTTGTTTCCGATACAGGCAAAGGCAGTATATTTACTGTTAATTTGCCAGTCAAAATATGAATCTAAAGTATAATTTATATTTGATTGAGTATGCTAAAAAAAATAAGGTAAATATAAATGGTTACTATTTCTACATCAAAAATTACTGAAATAATCGAACAACAACGTATTTTTTTTCATACTGGTAAAACTAAAGATGTTAATTTCCGTCTAAAACAACTTCAAAAACTTAAACAATTAGTTACCGAAAATACGGCAGCAATAACTCAAGCCTTAAAAGCAGATTTAAACAAATCAGAATTTGAAGCTTATGCCACAGAAATAAGCTCAATTAATGAAATTAGTTATGCTATCAAAAATATCAAAAATTGGACTAAACCGAAAAAAGCTGATGTTCCCCTAGACTTCTTTTCTTACTCAGCAAAAATTTATCCAGAACCGTTAGGTGTGGTTTTAATTATTAGCCCTTGGAATTACCCATTTGGTTTAATCATTTCACCCTTAGTTGGAGCGATCGCCGCCGGAAACTGCGCTATCATCAAACCATCAGAACTTGCGCCTCATACCTCTAATTTAGTAGTAGAACTAATTACTAAATATTTCCCCAGTGAGTATATTGCAGTAGTAGAAGGCGGTGTAGAAACTAGCCAAGAACTACTAGCAAATAAATTTGACCACATCTTTTTTACAGGTGGTACATCCATAGGTAAAATTGTGATGGCAGCCGCAGCCAAACACCTCACACCAGTTACATTAGAGTTAGGTGGAAAAAGTCCTTGTATTGTTGATACTGATATTAATCTCGAACATACAGCCAGACGAATTACTTGGGGTAAATTTATTAATTCAGGTCAAACTTGTGTTGCACCTGACTATCTTTTAGTGAATCAAAATATTAAACAAGATTTAATCGCCGCTATACAAAAAACACTCAAAGAGTTTTATGGTGATAACCCAGCCCAAAGCCCTGATTATGGCAGAATTATCAGTCATAGACATTTTGAGCGTTTAACGAAGTTTCTCAACAACGGAAAAATTGTAGTTGGAGGCGAAACAAACTTTGAAGAAAAATATATCGCTCCAACAATTTTAGATAACGTTGCTTTAACAGATACAGTAATGCAGGAAGAAATTTTTGGGCCGATTTTACCAGTGATTGAATATACAGATATTAAAGATGCGATCGCCTTAATTAATTCTCAAGCAAAACCCCTCGCTTTATACCTATTTACGCAAAATCAACCTCTACAACAACGCATCCTGCAAGAAACCTCATCTGGCGGAGTCTGTATCAACGACACAATCATGCACATAGGCGTTTCATCCCTACCATTTGGTGGCGTAGGAGATAGCGGTATCGGTAGTTATCACGGTAAAGCCAGCTTTGACACCTTTTCCCATTACAAAAGTGTCCTAAAAAACTCCTTCTGGCTAGACCTAAACTGGCGTTACGCCCCTTACAAAGATAAATTGAGCTTACTCAAAAAAATTATTAAGTAGGTAATAGGGACTTTGGAAAAGGGGAAAGAGGAAAATAACTATGGACTGTGGACTAATGACTAATGACTAATTAACTATACCTTTCCTCCGCCCAAGGTTCACCCCGACGGTTGTAACCATTGCGTTCCCAAAAACCCAGTTCTTCCTTATCCAGAAACTCCAGACCATTAACCCACTTAGCACTTTTCCAAGCATAAAGATGAGGTACAACTAAGCGCATCGGCCCACCATGTTCCAAGGGGAGGTCTTCACCAAATAATTTAAAGGCAAAGAAGTTTTCTTCCCTCACAAAATCGTCCATTGCAATATTTGTAGTGTAACCACCATAGCAATGTTCCATTACATGAGCGGCTTGAGAATCTACCTCAATCAGATTCATAAAATCTGTAACTTTAATCCCCGTCCATTTCACATCAAGTTTAGACCAACGGGTAACACAGTGAAAGTCTGCTGTAAATTCGTGATGAGGTAAAGCTATAAAATCCGACCAAGTAAAAATGGCAGGTTTTACCAAACCCCAAACCCGAAACTCCCAACCATCAATACTGACTTTAGGTGCTGCGCCATAGGTGAGAACAGGGAAACCCTTAGCTAGATGCTGTCCTGGGGGAACTCGGTCAGCATTTTCTTGGTCTGGTTTCTGAAAAAATTTTCCTAGCATATTTATATAAAACGTAACAATAAAGATGTTGCTGAGTACAAATCAATACTTTCATTTTCCCAGCAAAGAAATTTCTATCGATAAATATTAATTTTAATAAACACTAAAAAATCTGGAGCTATAGATAACTTACTCTTTATATGATTATTTGATCATCAGTCATGGGTGAAAGGTAATGGGTAATTGGTTCTGCCGATTACTCATTACCCATTTTTTTCTTATTCTTCTTCGTCTTCTTCTTCCGCAGTAGGATAGACAAATGTAGAACGTCCAGTCAAAATTGATTTGCCCAAGGAGATAGCTTTTTGCGCTTCCACAGCAGCCTTATGTCTCCAGGTAGCTCGACGCTTATCGCGTTTTGATTTAGATGTTTTCTTCTTAGGAACCGCCATACTAGCTGATATCGTAATTCTTGACAACCTTCCTATTCTAAGCGATCAAATCACGATGATCACTATCTGGAAAGAAAAAGGGAATAGTCAATAGTCCATAGTCAACAGTCAACAGTTAACAGTCAACAGTTAACTGTCACCTCTACTTCGGTTCTGCTGGTGGCTGGGGAGAGGCTGCGGGAGATGGTGTAGGGGTGGGATTGGGTGCTGTTGTGGGAATTGTGACGGCGGCTGCTGGGTTGGCTGAGTTTTGGGGATTGTTAAAGAGTAGGAGTGATTGGGCGCTTTTGAAGTAAGTCGCCCAGCGTTGTGGATCGGGACGGGTGCGCCATTGCTGACGGCTGACATCCAAAAGTAAAACTGGTGCGATCGCTCCATAACTTTGTACGGAGATGTACACAGAAATATCTGTAACTAAAATATCCTTATCAAAGCTGCGTTGAGCTGCTGCCCTAGCTGCCATTTCTGCCCGGCGTAGTATGGCTTCGTAGCCCTCATCAGGTAATCTATCAATAGTCAAGTCAACTCTGGCTGTGTAAGCTCGCACAATCTGGGGAAAAGCTATTTCTGTTACAAGCCATACAGGAACGGGAAACAAAAGCAAAAATATTAACGGAAATGTCCGGATTTTTTTGTCAATTTGGCTAATAGGTTTAAAGGGAATGGTTAATGATAGTTGTTGAGGACTACTTTTACTCATGACCTGTTCTCTCCTTAATTGAGGTTCTGTACTTTGAATGGCTTGGAAAATTTTCGGAAACGGAAAGTAATAAAAAATACGTAATTTTAATGACTAGATGATAATCTTCTAGACTATTAGACATAGGTTAGCTTTGTTTTTTCAGCAAAGCCAACCGCAATTTTAGGCAACCATACAAACAACCTACAAAGAGCGGGATGGCAAACTACTGGGCGATCGCCATAGGCGTAAATCAATATCATTTATTTCAACCTTTACGTTGCGCTCAAGCCGATGCCGAGGCGCTAAAAGACTTTTTAACTCAACAAGCAGGCTTTTTCCCCCAACAATGCCTGCTGATGACGGATACTTCCACACCTGTTGAAGACCGACCTACCTATCCCACTAAAGACCATATATTGTTATGGCTGGAAGATTTAGCCGCAGTCTGTTGGCAACCAGAAGACCATTTATGGTTTTTCTTTAGCGGTTATGGAGTCAACCACAACGGCAGAGATTATCTCATGCCCGTAGAAGGTGATCCCAAATTTGTGGAAGAGACTGGTATCGAAGTGCGATCGCTAATGCAAAGTTTGCAGTTAGCTAACCTGAATGTATTACTCATCTTCGATATCAACCGTGCTTCTGGCAGCTTGGGAGAGACTCCCGTCGGTAAGGAAATCATCGAACTAGCCGAAGAATTACAACTCGCCACCATCTTGTCCTGTCAGCCAGACCAATTTTCTCAAGAAAGTAGAGAACTAGGACACGGGATATTTACGGGTGCATTGTTGTCGGCTCTACGTTCCGGCTATGGCAGTGATTTAACCCAATTACAAGAACACTTAAGTGGTCTTACTCCCGAACTATCTCAACATTACTGGCGACCTACACAAAACCCTGTAGCGGTTATCCCCTTCCCTGAACAGGCAATTCTGCCCCCAGTAGAAAACACAACCGAGACAGAAGTAGAACTTAGCGCCTCGATCCCCAGCACCATAGAACCCTCGGAACCTGAAGCAATTATTTTTTCCGAGGAAAACTTTGCTATGGCGTTTACAGCACCCTCCATAGGAGAACCCCCAAAAAATACCGACAAGCTGCCAAAATTCGATATTTGGAAGGGATATCAAGGTTTAGAAACTAACGGTAACGGCAAATCACCAATCCTCACCCTAGATAAACAACCATTACCCAGCACAAAAACGGAAGTTACCCAGCAATCTGAAGAAGAAAGTGCAGCTGGGCGGTTCATCCCCGAAGCACCCCAACCTTATATCTCTCGGCTACCCGCTAGTAAGGTAGAGCCTCCATTGTGGAAACAGTTTCTTCTGTGGGGTGGTGGGACTATGGTAGTGGTGTCCTTAATTTCTATTGTTCTACTTCGCAATCAGGTTAAGGTTTTAAAAGCGAGGCAGCAATTAGCCGCTACAAGTGATGCACAAATCATCAAAAAACCTTCAACTCCAAGGCCACTTCCTAAACTATCTCCCGCCCCGCTAACAATTCCCAAAAATCAATCAACTGCTCAAATTGCGCCTATTTCTGAATCAAAAAAACGCAACCAAGCTGTATTAGACTTAGCGAAAATGTCCCTGAGACAGACTCAAGCTAGTGATCTGAGCTTGGCTATTACCACAGCGAAAAAAATCAAACCCGGCGAACCCCTACACGAACAAGCCCAGGAAAATATTAAAATTTGGAACCAGATGATTTTAGACTTAGCAGAAGGTCGCGCCAAACAAAGACAATACGCCAATGCGATCGCAGCTGCTAAATTAATTTCTAAAGACGAAATTCTTTATACTAAAGCTCAAAAGTCAATTGAACAATGGCGTTCAGAAGCCAAACAATTGTTAGCCAATCAAACCTTAATAGAGGCTGCTAACGGCTTAATTAAACCAGGGCAAGCTTCCACTTATAACCGTGCCATTGAAGTAGCCAAAAGAGTACCACAAGGTCAACCAGGCTTTGATTTAGCAAAAACATCTATTAATAAATGGAGTGAAAAAATTCTTGACCTAGCTAAAAATCGCGCCGATCAAGAAAATTTTAATGCGGCCATTGCCACCGCTACCTTAGTTCCAGAAGGAACAGCAGTCTACGAAGATGCTCAAGAAGCCATCCAGAAATGGGAAGCAAGAAAAAAGAGTCAATAGTCCACAGTCCACAGTCAATAGTCCATAGTCAGACAGCTTTCACTGTTGACTAAGCGCAAAGTCTGAGCGGAAGTTTCCTCCGCTCAGAACTTTGTAAGAGATGACTAATGACTAATGACTAACAATACTGTGATATATCCTCGCCGCATTCATCCGCTAGATAACATAGGGCGCGGAAACGCAAGCTGACGACTTCTTCATATAAAGGGTTGAGTTTACACATTGGCGGAATGTGTAACAAAGTCTTACCGAATAATTTAATGTCGCGCTCAAAGGGACATTGAGCCGGAATCATTTGACATATGCGGTGAGCTAATTGGCGATCGCTCACTTCAACATTGTCTAACCAGCGTCGTAGGGGTTTAAGAATATCCCACCCTGACCGAGAAATTGGCAACTGGGTTAAACGAGTATTGTTAACTTCTGTGTGATTTATAAAAACCCAGCTTGCAACAAAAAACTTTTTTGTGGTATTATCAAATACCTTCATGGTTGTGCCTCTTTGTTTATGAGGATATTCACCTTTCCGATGAACTTATACAGTGTGACCACTACCTTGTCGGGAAAAAACTAACTTTGGCAACGATTTAACTTAAATTTGGGTAGTTACTGAGGTTCAAACACAATTTATTACTACGTCAAGTTAATCGCAAATTTCTCGGAAGCGGTAGTGTAATCATCCGATCTTGTTCATAACTTGACACAGTTTAAATTTTAGTGAAGACATCTATCTTTGGACAGAATCAAACCTAATCTTTACAAGTCTTAACACAGACAGATATTCTTTAGGTAAATAATTTAAAAAAACAAGTAGTATCACTGATAAATAGGTGATGTAGAGGCTCTGTTTAAGTATTACTACTTGCAATAACTTAGTAAATATCGTGCTTTTCATTCAATTTGCAGTTTACGCCGTATTAGGGCTGACATATCTAGGGTTAGCCTTGGGCTACATTCCGGGTTTGCGGATGAACCGTGCCACCATTGCCTTAGTTGGCTCTGCCTTCTTAATTGCTTTGGGTGTGTTGAATTTGCAGGAAGCTTGGCAAGCAATTGATGCTAACACCATTGTGTTTCTGTTAAGCATGATGGTAGTTAACGCCAACTTAGCTTATGCAGGGTTTTTTCGCCGTGCCTTATCGGTGTTGTTGAGCTTTACCCGTAGTCCTTTAGGCTTATTGATAGCTTTAACCTTTGGTAGTGGGATACTGTCGGCTGTTTTCCTCAACGATACTCTGGCGCTAGTGTTTACGCCTTTGACTTTGAGTTTGGCTCAAGCTTTGAGCTTAAATCCTATTCCTTATTTACTAGCGATCGCTGGAGCAACTAATATAGGTTCTGTAGCTACCCTAAGTGGTAATCCGCAAAATATCTTGATAGGTTCTTTTTCTGCCATACCTTATCTAGAATTTTTGCGTGTCTTAGCTCCCGTAGCCTTTACAGGTTTGATAGTTCAGGTAGGCTTATTGTGGTTACTTTACCCTGATGTACGTTCAATCAAACCTTGCCAAATTTTACCCAGCACCAACCAACGAATATATAAACCTCTATTTAATAAAACGGTAGTCATTACTACTGGCTTACTTATAGCTTTTACTATTGGCTTACCTTTAGCACAGTCAGCTTTAGTGGCGGCCAGCTTGTTGCTAATTACCAGAAGAATTAAACCCCAACGAATATTAAAAAAAGTAGATTGGAATTTGTTAGTGATGTTTTCTGGGCTGTTTATTTTGACAAAAGCCACTCAGAAATTAAACCTACTACAGCCATTTACTCATGCCATTAACTCTGCTGCCAGTTTGTTGGGAGTAACAGTTATTTTATCTAATATGATTTCTAATGTTCCGGCTGTGCTGCTATTGCACCCTTTGATTTCCCAAGGTGATACAAAATCATGGCTATTATTAGCAGCAGGTTCAACTTTAGCAGGTAATTTAACTTTATTTGGCTCAGTAGCCAACTTGATAATTGTAGAAGCTGCGGCAGATTTAGGTTATAAACTTACTTTTTTAGATCATTTACGTTTTGGTGTGCCATTAACAGTCTGTACTGTAATTTTGGCTTACTTTCTTGTGATAAACTAACTCAGATATTTTTTGATTCCAAAATGGCTAGTCTTCCACATCCCATTCAGTATCAAGGTAGTAAAAGAAATCTTGCGTCAAGTATTCTTAGGTTTCTACCTAATAAGATAGGACGACTGGTAGAACCATTTGCTGGAACCGCAGCAATTAGCATTGCTGCCTCTGCTAAAGGCATTACTCAAGAATTTTGGCTCAACGATTTGAATCAACCATTAATTGAACTGCTGGAATTAATTATAGAAAAACCAAGTAAGATAGCAGATCAATATACAAATGTATGGCATGAACAGCATGAAAATTCAATCTATCACTACTTTCAGGTGAGGGAAGAGTTTAATAAAACGAATGATCCGCAACTATTTTTATATTTACTCTCCCGATGTGTTAAAGGTGCTGTTCGTTACAACTCTAATGGACTTTTCAATCAAAGTCCTGATAAAAGACGAAAGGGAACACAACCTGAAAAGATGAGGAAAAATATAGAGGGTGTTTCTAACCTTTTGAAAGGTAAATGTAAATTTACATGCTTGGACTTTAGAGATGTTTTAGCTGAAGTTCAAAGCAATGATTTTGTATATCTAGATCCACCTTATCAGGGTGTGTCAGGGGATAAAGATTCAAGATATTTTTCTGGAATAGTTTTTAATGATTTTGTTTTAGCCCTCGAAACATTAAATAGAAGAGAAATATCATTTGCAGTTAGTTATGATGGCAAACTAGGCAATAAAACATTTGGTCAAGAATTGCCTGAAGAATTAGAACTTAGAAGGATTGAAATTGAAGTAGGGCGTTCATCTCAAGCAACTTTGTTGGGAAGAGAAGAAGTAACGGTAGAATCTTTATATTTATCTCAAAGTTTGCTGAAAGAATCTATTTTCAATATAGAAAGCTATATTCACAGAGTACCCAAACAACTTGCTCTGTGAGAATGATATGGACAGTCATCAAAATCTACCAGATGATTTTATAAAACTTTGTCAATCAGTGACAGCTAAAAGACCGAAAGCTGTTATTAATCATATTCTGCAATATGGTTTTATAACTACAGAAGAACTGAAAGAAAGATACGGATACAATCATCCTCCCAGAGCAGCACGAGATGTTAGAGAACACGGAATCCCTTTAGAAACCTTTCGCGTAACAGGTAGCGATGGTAGAAAAATAGCTGCTTATAAATTTGGAAATGTTGCTAAAACTAGATTTTCTAGGTTATCTGGTAGAACAGGCTTATCGAAGCAGATAAAAAACGAATTAATCAATAAATATGGTTGTAAATGCTTTATTTATTTAGAAGAGGTTGACGAACGTGAATTACAGATTGATCATCGTGTTCCCTTTGAAGTTGATGGTGAACCAGAGTTAGAAGCTGATAACTTCATGTTACTTTGTGGCTCCGCTAATCGGGCTAAATCTTGGTCATGTGAGCATTGTGAAAATTGGCGTAGCATCAAGGACAAGTCTATTTGCTTATCATGTTACTGGGCATATCCAGAAAACTATACACATATTGCAATGCGACAAGTCAGAAGGATAGACCTCATTTGGCAAGGAGAAAATGTTGAGATTTACGAAAGATTAAAACAACAAGCAGCTAGTTTGAACAAAGAAATCCCTGAATTTATCAAAGAGATTATTGAAAGAGAAATTAGACGAAATATTGACGATTAACAACTAACACTTCGTCATAGCGATCGCCTCACGAACTCGTCTACACTAAATATCACACAACAAAACGCAAAGACACCTTACGTACCTTTGCGTCTTTGCGCCTACCGCAAGCGGAACGCCTGACGGCGAATGCGTGAGCTAAATCTTAAGAAGCTACCTGAGCAGCCGTCCGAGTCCGCCGCCTTCTACCATCAGTAGCAACCTTCACTGGTTGTTCATCAGGAATTTGCATCAATAAAGTCACC
Above is a genomic segment from Nostoc sp. MS1 containing:
- a CDS encoding caspase domain-containing protein; this translates as MANYWAIAIGVNQYHLFQPLRCAQADAEALKDFLTQQAGFFPQQCLLMTDTSTPVEDRPTYPTKDHILLWLEDLAAVCWQPEDHLWFFFSGYGVNHNGRDYLMPVEGDPKFVEETGIEVRSLMQSLQLANLNVLLIFDINRASGSLGETPVGKEIIELAEELQLATILSCQPDQFSQESRELGHGIFTGALLSALRSGYGSDLTQLQEHLSGLTPELSQHYWRPTQNPVAVIPFPEQAILPPVENTTETEVELSASIPSTIEPSEPEAIIFSEENFAMAFTAPSIGEPPKNTDKLPKFDIWKGYQGLETNGNGKSPILTLDKQPLPSTKTEVTQQSEEESAAGRFIPEAPQPYISRLPASKVEPPLWKQFLLWGGGTMVVVSLISIVLLRNQVKVLKARQQLAATSDAQIIKKPSTPRPLPKLSPAPLTIPKNQSTAQIAPISESKKRNQAVLDLAKMSLRQTQASDLSLAITTAKKIKPGEPLHEQAQENIKIWNQMILDLAEGRAKQRQYANAIAAAKLISKDEILYTKAQKSIEQWRSEAKQLLANQTLIEAANGLIKPGQASTYNRAIEVAKRVPQGQPGFDLAKTSINKWSEKILDLAKNRADQENFNAAIATATLVPEGTAVYEDAQEAIQKWEARKKSQ
- a CDS encoding Mo-dependent nitrogenase C-terminal domain-containing protein, whose amino-acid sequence is MKVFDNTTKKFFVASWVFINHTEVNNTRLTQLPISRSGWDILKPLRRWLDNVEVSDRQLAHRICQMIPAQCPFERDIKLFGKTLLHIPPMCKLNPLYEEVVSLRFRALCYLADECGEDISQYC
- a CDS encoding anion transporter, which encodes MLFIQFAVYAVLGLTYLGLALGYIPGLRMNRATIALVGSAFLIALGVLNLQEAWQAIDANTIVFLLSMMVVNANLAYAGFFRRALSVLLSFTRSPLGLLIALTFGSGILSAVFLNDTLALVFTPLTLSLAQALSLNPIPYLLAIAGATNIGSVATLSGNPQNILIGSFSAIPYLEFLRVLAPVAFTGLIVQVGLLWLLYPDVRSIKPCQILPSTNQRIYKPLFNKTVVITTGLLIAFTIGLPLAQSALVAASLLLITRRIKPQRILKKVDWNLLVMFSGLFILTKATQKLNLLQPFTHAINSAASLLGVTVILSNMISNVPAVLLLHPLISQGDTKSWLLLAAGSTLAGNLTLFGSVANLIIVEAAADLGYKLTFLDHLRFGVPLTVCTVILAYFLVIN
- a CDS encoding HNH endonuclease → MDSHQNLPDDFIKLCQSVTAKRPKAVINHILQYGFITTEELKERYGYNHPPRAARDVREHGIPLETFRVTGSDGRKIAAYKFGNVAKTRFSRLSGRTGLSKQIKNELINKYGCKCFIYLEEVDERELQIDHRVPFEVDGEPELEADNFMLLCGSANRAKSWSCEHCENWRSIKDKSICLSCYWAYPENYTHIAMRQVRRIDLIWQGENVEIYERLKQQAASLNKEIPEFIKEIIEREIRRNIDD
- a CDS encoding Dam family site-specific DNA-(adenine-N6)-methyltransferase translates to MASLPHPIQYQGSKRNLASSILRFLPNKIGRLVEPFAGTAAISIAASAKGITQEFWLNDLNQPLIELLELIIEKPSKIADQYTNVWHEQHENSIYHYFQVREEFNKTNDPQLFLYLLSRCVKGAVRYNSNGLFNQSPDKRRKGTQPEKMRKNIEGVSNLLKGKCKFTCLDFRDVLAEVQSNDFVYLDPPYQGVSGDKDSRYFSGIVFNDFVLALETLNRREISFAVSYDGKLGNKTFGQELPEELELRRIEIEVGRSSQATLLGREEVTVESLYLSQSLLKESIFNIESYIHRVPKQLAL